In Actinomadura luteofluorescens, the sequence GCACTTTCTGCGGGACGACGACCTCAGCCCCGGCGAGCAGGCCGAGGTCCTCGACCTCGCCGCGCAGGTGAAGAAGGACCGCTTCGGCCACCGGCCGCTGGAGGGCCCCCGCTCGGTGGCCGTGCTGTTCGACAAGCCGTCCACCCGGACACGGCTGTCGTTCGCCGCCGGCATCGCCGAGCTCGGCGGCAACCCCCTGGTGATGGACGCGGGCACGAGCCAGCTCGGCCGCGGCGAGACCATCGCCGACACCGCCCGCGTCCTCGAACGCCAGGTCAGCGCCATCGTGTGGCGGACGGGCGGGCAGGAGCGCATCGAGGAGATGGCCGCCGGCACCGCGGTCCCGGTCGTCAACGCGCTCACCGACGAGTTCCATCCCTGCCAGATCCTCGCCGACCTGCAGACCGTCCGGGAGGAGAAGGGCGGCCTCGCCGGCGTCACCCTCGCCTACTTCGGCGACGGCGCCAACAACATGGCGCACTCCTACCTGCTGGGCTGCGCCACCGCGGGGATGCACGTCCGGGTCGGCGCGCCCGCCTCCCAGCCGCCCGCCCCCGCGGTCGTCGAGCGCGCGAAGGAGATCGCGGCCGCGACCGGCGGGTCCGTGACGGTCACCGCCGACGCCGCCGAGGCCGCCGCCGGAGCCGATGTCCTCGCCACCGACACGTGGGTGTCGATGGGCCAGGACGGCAAGGACACCTCGCTGTACGAGCCGTACTCGGTGGACGAGGACCTGCTCGCCCTCGCCGATGCCGAGGCGGTCGTCCTGCACTGCCTGCCCGCCTACCGCGGCAAGGAGATCGCCGCCTCCGTCCTCGACGGGCCGCGCAGCCGCGTGTGGGACGAGGCCGAGAACCGGCTGCACGCCCAGAAGGCGCTGCTCGTGTGGCTCCTGGAGCGCGCCCGGTGACCACCCCCATGACCAAGGCCGCGCGGCACGCCCGGGTGATCGACCTGCTGACCCGGCACCCCGTGCACTCGCAGGGCGAGCTCGCCAAGCTCCTCGGCGACGAGGGCGTCGAGGTCACCCAGGCCACGCTCTCCCGCGACCTGGTCGAGATCGGCGCGGTGAAGCTGCGCGCCGACGACGGCAGCCTGATCTACGCCGTCCCCGGCGAGGGCGGCGAGCGGATCCGCCGCGCCCGCACCGGCGCCGCCGAGACCTTCACCGGGCGGCTCTCCCGGCTCGCCGCCGAACTGCTCGTCTCGGCCGAGGCGTCCGCGAACCTGGTCATGGTGCGGACCCCGCCGGGCGCCGCCCAGTACCTGGCCTCGGCGATCGACCACGCCGAATGGCCGTCCATCCTCGGCACCGTCGCGGGCGACGACTCGATCCTGGTCATCGCCCGCGACCCGCTCGGCGGGGAGGACGTCGCCCAGGCGCTGCTGCGGCTGACCGGCACGCGCGAGCGACGAACCCAGGGGCCGCCGGACGGCCCCGACCCCGCCTCCTGACCCGCGGGGCGCGGCGGATACGCCGTACGCTGTTGCGGACGCCGGCGCCGCGGCGCCCGTGCGGGTGCGTCCGTGCCGTACCCGGCAGGGGGCGGCGTGGTGAGATGGCAGTTGACCGAACGACCAGTGGTGGGAAGAAGAGGATTCTCCGTGACCAAGGCACCGACGCGGCTGTGGGGCGGCCGGTTCGAAGGCGGCCCGTCGGACGCGCTCGCGAGGCTCTCGGTGAGCGTCCAGTTCGACTGGCGGCTCGCCCCCTACGACCTGATGGGATCGCGCGCGCACGCCCGCGTCCTCAACCGGGCGGGCCTGCTCACCGATGACGAGCTCGAGCGCATGATCGGTGCCCTCGACGACCTCGAGGAGGCGTGCCGCGGCGGCGAGTTCCGCCCCACGGTCGCCGACGAGGACGTCCACACCGCCCTGGAGCGGGGCCTGCTGGAGCGCCTCGGCGCCCTCGGCGGCAAGCTGCGCGCCGGCCGCAGCCGCAACGACCAGGTCGCCACCGACCTGCGCCTGTACCTGCGCGACCACGTCCGCCAGATCGTGTCGCGGCTGGTCGAGCTGGAGACCGCGCTGATCGCGCAGGCCGAGCACAACCTCGGCGTCGCCGCGCCCGGCATGACCCACCTGCAGCACGCCCAGCCCGTGCTGTTCTCGCACCAGCTCCTCGCGCACGTCCAGCCGCTCACCCGCGACATCGACCGGCTGCGCGACTGGGACCGGCGCGCCGCCGTCTCCCCGCTCGGCTCCGGCGCCCTCGCCGGCTCGTCCCTGCCGCTGGACCCGCAGGCCACGGCCGCCGAGCTCGGCTTCGACGCCGCCGCGCCCAACTCCATGGACGCCGTCGCCGACCGCGACTTCGTCGCCGAGTTCCTCTTCGCCGCCGCGCTGATCGGCGTGCACCTGTCGCGCCTCGGCGAGGAGGTCTGCCTCTGGGCCTCGCAGGAGTTCCGCTGGATCGAGATGGACGACACCTACGCCACCGGGTCGTCGATCATGCCGCAGAAGAAGAACCCCGACGTCGCCGAGCTGGCGCGCGGCAAGGCCGGCCGCCTCATCGGGCACCTCGTCGGCCTGCTCACCACCCTCAAGGGCCTCCCGCTCACCTACAACCGCGACCTCCAGGAGGACAAGGAGGGCGCGTTCGACGCCGTCGAGACGCTGCTGCTCGTGCTGCCCGCCATGTCCGGGCTCATCGCGACCATGCGGGTCAACACCGAGCGGCTGGAGGCCCTCGCCCCGGACGGCTTCGCGCTCGCCACCGACCTCGCCGAACTGCTCGTCCGCCGCGGCGTGGCGTTCCGCGACGCCCACGAGGTCGTCGGGCACCTCGTCGTCTGGTGCCAGGTCAACGACAAGGACTTCGACGACCTCACCGACGAGGAGCTCGGCAAGGTGTCGCCGCACCTGACGCCCGACGTCCGCGAGGTGCTGAACGTGCAGGGCGCCCTCGCATCCCGCAAGGCCTACGGGGGGACGGCTCCCGACCGCGTCCGCGAGCAGATCGGCGCGCTGCGCGCCCTGGTCAACGGCCACGCCGCCTGGGCCGCCGGCTCGGACGCCTGACCGGCGCGACGGGGGCGGCCGCCGCGGTGCGGACCGCCCCCTAGGCTGGTCGACCGGCGAAGCTGTCCCCTAGACCACGGTGAGGCGATGGACGGAGCGTTGCTGCCCCGCGATTTCTTCGACGGCCCGGTGGAGGAGGTCGCGCCCGCGCTGCTCGGGCACGTGATCAGCCACCGCACCCCGGAGGGGGAGGTCGCGGCCCGGCTCACCGAGGTGGAGGCCTACGCGGGTCCCCTGGACCCGGCCTCGCACGCCTACCGGGGCCGGACCCCGCGCAACGAGGTCATGTTCGGGCCGCCCGGGCACGTCTACGTCTACTTCACCTACGGCATGCACTTCTGCATGAATCTCGTGTGCGGGCCGGACGGGACGTCCATGGCGGTGCTGCTCCGCGCCGGCGAGATCATCGAGGGGGAGGACGTCGCCAGGGCGCGCCGCCCCCGCTCGACCGTCCGCGACCTGGCCCGCGGCCCGGCCCGGCTCTGCCAGGCACTCGGCGTCGCACGCGAGCAGAACGGCCTGGACGTGTGCGTGCCGGGCGGGCCGATGACGGTCCGCAGGGGCGAGCCCGCCGACCCCGCGCTGATCCGCAACGGCCCCCGGACCGGCGTCAACGGCGCGAAGGAGGTCCCGTGGCGGTTCTGGATCGAGGGCGACCGCACCGTCTCGCCCTACCGCCCGCACGTCCCGCGGCAGCGCAAGAAGATCACCGCCGAGGGCTGATCCGACGCGACCGCGAGGTCGGCCGGCGGCCGCCCCGCCGCGGCGGGCGTTGAATATCGTTGGCGTGACACCCGCCCACCGGTGCAGCCTGGTGGGTACACGGAAAAGCAAGCCGGAGACGAGGGAGACCGTGACCGACATCCTGGACGATCTCGCGTGGCGCGGCCTGATCGCGCAGTCCACCGACCTGGACGAACTGCGGGCCCTGCTCGCCGCGGGACCGGTCACCCTCTATTGCGGATTCGACCCGACGGCGCCCTCGCTGCACCTCGGCAACCTCATCCAGATCCTCACCCTGCGCCGCTTCCAGAAGGCCGGGCACCGGCCGATCGGCCTGGTCGGCGGCGCCACGGGGCTGATCGGCGACCCGAGCGGCAAGAGCGCCGAACGCGTGCTGAACTCCGAGGAGACCGTCGCCGGATGGGTCGAGCGGGTCCGCGGCCAGGTGTCGGCGTTCCTCGACTTCGACGAGGGCCCGACCGCCGCGACGATGGTCAGCAACCTCGACTGGACCGGCCCCATGTCGGCCATCGAGTTCCTGCGAGACATCGGCAAGCACTTCCCGGTCAACCGGATGCTCGCCCGCGAGACGGTCAAGGCCCGGCTCGACTCCACCGGGATGAGCTACACCGAGTTCAGCTACGTCCTGCTCCAGTCCATGGACTTCCTCGAGCTGTACCGGCGCCACGGGTGCCTTCTGCAGACCGGCGGAAGCGACCAGTGGGGCAACCTCACCGCGGGCGTCGACCTGATCCGCCGGGTGGAGGGGGGAAGCGCGCACGCGCTGACCACGCCGCTGCTGACCAAGGCGGACGGGTCCAAGTTCGGCAAGACCGCGGGCGGCGAGACCTACTGGCTCGACCCCGAGCTGACCTCGCCGTACGCCTTCTACCAGTTCTGGATCAACGCCGACGACCGGGACGTGGAGAAGTTCCTGAAGTTCTTCAGCTTCCGACCTCGTGAGGAGATCGAGGACCTGGCCAAGCAGGGCGCGGACCGTCCGGCCGCGCGGGCCCCGCAGCGGGCGCTCGCCGAGGAGATGACCACGCTCGTGCACGGCGCCGACGAGACCGCCCGGGTCATCGCGGCGTCCCGCGCCCTGTTCGGGCAGGGGTCACTGGAGGAGCTGGACGAGCGGACGCTGCACGCCGCCCTCTCCGAGGTGCCCCGCACGGAGGTGCCCGCGGGAGAGCTGCCGTCGGTGGTGGACCTTCTGACGGCGTCCGGCCTGTGCAAGAGCAAGTCGGAGGCTCGCCGTGCCATCGCCCAGGGCGGCGCCTACCTCAACAACGCCAAGGTCGAGTCGGAGGATGCGGTGCCGGCCGCGGCCGACCTGCTCCAGGGGCGCTTCCTCGTCCTGCGGCGCGGCAAGCGCAACGTGGGCGGCGTCGAGGTGACCGCCTCCTGAAAGGCCTTCCGACAGCCCGCCCGGACCCTCTCCGGGCGGGCTGTCGTCATGAGGAGGGCAAACTTCGGTAGATACACGTCACAGTGCGGTTACGACGGCCCGCGACGGGGCATGGTTCGAAGACTGAAAACAGTAGATGACCTGCGGATTCAAGCTCCTCCAGGGCTGATTTGACGGTCCTGGCGGCGGGACCTAATGTTCTACACGCCCCACGGGGGAGCGGGACGCCGACAGGCGGCCGGCCCCGAGGGGAAACCTCAACAGACCCGGACGGGTGCGCTACGCTGCGCCCAAAAGGGACTAACGAGGCCGAGCCGCCCGAAGTTGGTTAAACCAGGACGGATCGGGTACGATTGAAGGGTTGCCCCGGAGCCGGGGGCCGCGAGAGCGGGGTCCGGCGCGGTGGGTGTCCGTTTCTTGAGAACTCAACAGCGTGTTAAAAGCCAGTGCCTTTATCGGCTCGGTCATTGATTGGCCGGGTCGCCCCGTGCCGCCCTGCTTTGTGGGGTGGTGGGGATTTCTTTGAGGCAATGCCGTCCCCTTTGTGGGGATGGTGATGCTGGGATTGTTTCCTGAGGTTTGGCTGGTCGGGGTTCGCCCCCTGGCTGGTCGTTGGACCTTGATGGAGAGTTTGATCCTGGCTCAGGACGAACGCTGGCGGCGTGCTTAACACATGCAAGTCGAGCGGAAAGGCCCCTTCGGGGGTACTCGAGCGGCGAACGGGTGAGTAACACGTGAGCAACCTGCCCCTGACTCTGGGATAAGCCCGGGAAACTGGGTCTAATACCGGATATAACCACTGGTCTCATGATCGGGTGGTGGAAAGTTTTTCGGTTGGGGATGGGCTCGCGGCCTATCAGCTTGTTGGTGGGGTGATGGCCTACCAAGGCGACGACGGGTAACCGGCCTGAGAGGGCGACCGGTCACACTGGGACTGAGACACGGCCCAGACTCCTACGGGAGGCAGCAGTGGGGAATATTGCGCAATGGGCGGAAGCCTGACGCAGCGACGCCGCGTGAGGGATGACGGCCTTCGGGTTGTAAACCTCTTTCAGCAGGGACGAAGCTAACGTGACGGTACCTGCAGAAGAAGCGCCGGCTAACTACGTGCCAGCAGCCGCGGTAATACGTAGGGCGCAAGCGTTGTCCGGAATTATTGGGCGTAAAGAGCTCGTAGGCGGTTTGTCGCGTCTGTCGTGAAAGCCCACGGCTTAACCGTGGGTC encodes:
- the argF gene encoding ornithine carbamoyltransferase, whose product is MTRHFLRDDDLSPGEQAEVLDLAAQVKKDRFGHRPLEGPRSVAVLFDKPSTRTRLSFAAGIAELGGNPLVMDAGTSQLGRGETIADTARVLERQVSAIVWRTGGQERIEEMAAGTAVPVVNALTDEFHPCQILADLQTVREEKGGLAGVTLAYFGDGANNMAHSYLLGCATAGMHVRVGAPASQPPAPAVVERAKEIAAATGGSVTVTADAAEAAAGADVLATDTWVSMGQDGKDTSLYEPYSVDEDLLALADAEAVVLHCLPAYRGKEIAASVLDGPRSRVWDEAENRLHAQKALLVWLLERAR
- a CDS encoding arginine repressor, encoding MTKAARHARVIDLLTRHPVHSQGELAKLLGDEGVEVTQATLSRDLVEIGAVKLRADDGSLIYAVPGEGGERIRRARTGAAETFTGRLSRLAAELLVSAEASANLVMVRTPPGAAQYLASAIDHAEWPSILGTVAGDDSILVIARDPLGGEDVAQALLRLTGTRERRTQGPPDGPDPAS
- the argH gene encoding argininosuccinate lyase, translating into MTKAPTRLWGGRFEGGPSDALARLSVSVQFDWRLAPYDLMGSRAHARVLNRAGLLTDDELERMIGALDDLEEACRGGEFRPTVADEDVHTALERGLLERLGALGGKLRAGRSRNDQVATDLRLYLRDHVRQIVSRLVELETALIAQAEHNLGVAAPGMTHLQHAQPVLFSHQLLAHVQPLTRDIDRLRDWDRRAAVSPLGSGALAGSSLPLDPQATAAELGFDAAAPNSMDAVADRDFVAEFLFAAALIGVHLSRLGEEVCLWASQEFRWIEMDDTYATGSSIMPQKKNPDVAELARGKAGRLIGHLVGLLTTLKGLPLTYNRDLQEDKEGAFDAVETLLLVLPAMSGLIATMRVNTERLEALAPDGFALATDLAELLVRRGVAFRDAHEVVGHLVVWCQVNDKDFDDLTDEELGKVSPHLTPDVREVLNVQGALASRKAYGGTAPDRVREQIGALRALVNGHAAWAAGSDA
- a CDS encoding DNA-3-methyladenine glycosylase encodes the protein MDGALLPRDFFDGPVEEVAPALLGHVISHRTPEGEVAARLTEVEAYAGPLDPASHAYRGRTPRNEVMFGPPGHVYVYFTYGMHFCMNLVCGPDGTSMAVLLRAGEIIEGEDVARARRPRSTVRDLARGPARLCQALGVAREQNGLDVCVPGGPMTVRRGEPADPALIRNGPRTGVNGAKEVPWRFWIEGDRTVSPYRPHVPRQRKKITAEG
- the tyrS gene encoding tyrosine--tRNA ligase; the encoded protein is MTDILDDLAWRGLIAQSTDLDELRALLAAGPVTLYCGFDPTAPSLHLGNLIQILTLRRFQKAGHRPIGLVGGATGLIGDPSGKSAERVLNSEETVAGWVERVRGQVSAFLDFDEGPTAATMVSNLDWTGPMSAIEFLRDIGKHFPVNRMLARETVKARLDSTGMSYTEFSYVLLQSMDFLELYRRHGCLLQTGGSDQWGNLTAGVDLIRRVEGGSAHALTTPLLTKADGSKFGKTAGGETYWLDPELTSPYAFYQFWINADDRDVEKFLKFFSFRPREEIEDLAKQGADRPAARAPQRALAEEMTTLVHGADETARVIAASRALFGQGSLEELDERTLHAALSEVPRTEVPAGELPSVVDLLTASGLCKSKSEARRAIAQGGAYLNNAKVESEDAVPAAADLLQGRFLVLRRGKRNVGGVEVTAS